Genomic DNA from Gemmatimonadota bacterium:
TATCGAGCAAATCTTTGACGCCGTACGGAATGCCGTGCAGCGGCCCGCGATACTTCCCCGCGGCAATCTCGGCATCAGCTTTGCCCGCCTGTGCCAGCGCGAACTCTTTGGTGAGGGTAATGACGCACCGCAGCTTTGGCGTGAATCGCTCAAGCCGCTCGAGATAGATGTTTGTGAGTCGCACCGACGTGATCTTTCGCGTCTCAATCCAACGCGAGAGTTGCGTCACGGGGGCAAAGGCAATCGCGGCGTCCGTCGTGGGGAGAGGTCCCGGATCTCCGGTACTACGAATGAACCGATCGTGGGCTGGGCCAGCCACCGTTCCAGCGATCGCGGGATTCCACTGCGTCGCGGGCGCCACAGAATCGCTGATCGCCACTTTGCGTGGCCCAGTGCGCCGTTCTAACATCGCGGCAATCGACGTCCGCCAACTCGCCGCCGCCTGCTCTCGCTCAGCGGCGGTCATCGTCACCTGCGCCAGCTTTTCGGCCTCCGCAAAGGTCGCCGTGGTCACGGCGGGCCCAGAAGCGGGCATCGTGCCAAAGGTCGGTGGCGCGCCAGCTGGTGGTGCAGACGCGGCGGCCGGCGTGTCACTGCGGCAGGCGGACACCGCACCAATCAGCCCGAGCGGTGCAGTAATCAGAAACTGGCGGCGTGTATTCACCTGTCATCTCCGTGAGTGAAACAACTAAGGGCCGCCGAAAACCGACGGCCCTCGTTGCGACGTGAGCAAGCTATGGCTTGACTGAGTTGTCTGTGCCCCGCAAGATCGCGCCCCAGATCAGCGGCAGTGTCGATTCGGTCTGCCCTCGATACTGCGGACGGAAACCAAACAGCATCACATGCCCCTTCCCCTTTGAGACGTCCACGAGCGCTGCTTTGCCGTTCAGTTTGGACGCACCCAACAACCAACCGGAAAGCAGCGAGTTCCCCGTGGCGGCGTACTTCGCGACTGCGACCGCCTGCGAAGGATCCGTAATATCAAAGGCGGGACTGTTTTCAAACCAAACAGACGGCGTCGGGGCATTGAACGTCTTCGCCACCGGGTTCGTACGATCCACTTCGACCGCGAAGATCGAACCCGGCGCGTAGAACTCCGTGTTGCGCACACCGGCGAGCGCGTTCTTCACCGGCAGCTTCATCGTTTCGATAGCGTAATCCGACGCCTCATTGAATGCGAGTAGCGTGCCGCCAGCCTCAACGAAAGCCGTCAGCGCCGAGCCGCCAGCCTCGCCAAGCCCGCCCTTTAGCGAATCCGGATAGGCACTCCCCACGCCACGCATAATCGAACCAGCCGACTGCGCTGGCATGATGATCACGTCGTATTTCGCAATGAGATTGCCGGCCCGTACGTCATTGTCATGCAAGGAAGTAAAGGGCACGCGATAGGTATCAAACACATAGCGCGTCCACCCTTCATCCATCGACTCGGCAAAGCTCTTATAGATGCCGATACGCTTACTGCTCACTCCCGAGAGCGAAGGCGCCGTAAACGTCGGCTCCTTCACCTCGGCGACCACCTTCCCCGTTGTGGGCGCGGCGCCCATCACCGTGGCCACCTCCACACCGAACAGCAGCGGCAGCGTGTGCGCCGTCACGTCATACGGCCGCTTGGGCGGCCCGCCAGGATACTCAAAGAGGTTCGGATACTTCTGTCGTTCGAGCAGCGACTTGGCATAGCCACCAAAGGGCTGCTTCACGAGCACCGCGTAGCTCCCGGCGGGATACGTCTTTCCATCAACGGACGCCGGCGCAGTCGTTTCGCGTACTTCTACCTGACCGTGCTGGAGTGTCCAGATCATCCGCTGCAGCGAACTGGCGCTGCTCTGCGACTTAGGAATAATGAACGCCGTCGGCCACGGGTCTTTTCCCCACGCCGGCATCTTGCCGAGCGCGCGGTCGCCCATCGTGGCGTACGACTCGAGCCAAGCTCGGCGGTCGCGTGCGGCGTGCACAAACAGCGCCCACGATGCGGAAACTTGATAGTCCACAATATCCGGATACCCCCACTTCCCGCCTGGCCAGAGCGCCGGGAAGTTCCAACTGACCTCACGCGCATCGTAGCCTCGGCCGGTGCCGAGCCGGTCGAACGGTACGTCAACGGCCGTCGCCAGTCGCGCACTGGCGGTTTCGGTGAGAATGCGCGCCCCGCGGTGCACGAGCGAATACTGACGCGCCGGACTCCACTGGTCGTAGCTCGCATTGTTCGCGACGCCGGTCTTGCCGCTCTGAATCAGGCTCCACGTCATCTGAAGGCCCAAGGCATTCGTGCTCGACGTGAGAATCGGATCGATGTTCGGCTCCACCGGGTCCATGTACGGCGGCACAAAGATGCGCCCCGCGTTGCCGCCCTGTTGGTGCACGTCATTCACGATTTCCGGGTCCCACGGCGTGTAGAGCGAGTCCACCGTGTAGCGCGTTTCGGGCTGCGTGAACGCATACCAATCGCGATTGTTGTCGTGCCCCGTGTAGTGGTGATAGAGCTCCGGCGGGTTAGTACCTTCGGCCGCCGTGTTGAGTGTGGCGCGATACCAGTCGCCCACAATGTCCACGCCGTCGGGATTCTGACTGGGCACGAGCATAATGATCGTGTTGGCCAAAATCATCTTCGCCTCGGCGTCGCTCGCTCGCGCCAGTCGATCGGCTAGCACCAGCGCCGTGCTCCATCCGCCAACTTCGGTGGAGTGAATGGAGCAGGTCACGAGGATGACATTCTTGCCTTCGGCAATGAGCTTCTCCCGTACGTCACTCGCCGTACGCACGCGCGGGTCCATCAGTTTGCGCTGAATCGTGCGATAGTGCTCGAGATTCGCGAGCGCGCTCGAATCGGCAATGAACGCCACGAGAAACGGACGACCAAGGACGGTTTTGCCGAGCGTGCGCAGCTGCACGCGCGGGCTCACTTTGCTGAGCGCGGTGAAGTACTCGGTGACTTGCTTCCAACTCGGCAGCGTACGGTCCGCGCCCGGCTTGAAGCCGAACATCTGCTCAAAATTGGGGAGCGGTTTAGCGGTTGATTTTTGAGCGGCGGCTGGCGTTGCGAGGGCGAGCGCGCACAAGAGTGCGGAGGCAAAGGAGCGGAGTCGGACGTGTGTCATCGATGGTGGGCTAATGGGATATCGGCAACGTTCGGAGCGGGCCGCCAGTACGTCAAGTCTCTGATTACGCTGTAGCGCCGCAAAACGTCAAACGGGCGCCCCGTCGGAGCCCCCTTGTTGTAGTGACGGCGGGGTGCTGCATCCAGAGCAATCTCTCCTTTTCATGACACGACCCAAACTGGCAACACCACCTTTTACGGTGCGATTCCGAAGGAACGGCAGCCACTTGCCGCTTCGTGAGTCCGGCATGCCACGCGCAAACCGCCCGCAACGTGAGCACAGCAAACACGCCCCACATACGCCACTATCGTCTACTGGCGCGGCGTGTAGTAGCGCCCCATCCTTGTACCATCGCTATTCATAGTCCTATCCTGACCTGCCATGACTTCGTACGCGAGACTCGGCACTAGAGACAGGAAGCACGCTCTCTTATACCGCCGGGAACCGCCATCATGCGCATCGCTCTTGCTCCGGTAGGATTTCTGCTCGCCACTCTCGGCATTGCGTGTAGCGGCGGCGGCTCCTCGTTATCGCCGAGCAGCCCGACGACGTCGAAACCTGACGAAACGCAACCGGTGTTGTCGGTGCCAAACGTCGCGACGGACCAGGCCATTACGTTCTTTATATTCGGCGCAAAGCTCCCGTCGAATCTTCAAAACCCCACGTACGAGATTGAAACCGCGGACGCGACGCCCCTTGTGTCGGCATCGTCGCCTGGCAAGGTGATCGACATCTACCCCTCCTCCAACGGGGTCGACAAGACGATTGTTACGAAACCGTCGGACGCGTCGATTTGGTCGATCATCTACGACCACGTGAGCAATCCACGGGTGATCGTCGGGCAAGCAGTCACCCCTGGTACCGTCCTGGGAACCGTGGGAGTACTGACATTCAACAACCGCGGGCGTACGGAGCTTCAGATCAACCGCGATCAAACGCCAAAGTTCGCCTACTGCCCGCAGACATTCGGCACGACCGCATTCAACTCGGCCTACACGACCGCCGCTCAGCGTATCAACGGCAACGGGACCGTGTGCACCGCTTCGACGGTTACGCCATAGCACAACACGCACAAAGACACATAGCCGAACAGGAGCTCAGCCCGATCTGACTCCTGTCCGGCTACCAAGACAAACGAGAGGGGGAGTCGAAAGACTCCCCCTCTCGTTTACTCACAGCATCACGCTCTCACAGTGGAGGCGGGGAGATTCGAACTCCCGTCTTGCATAAGATCTTCCGCAGCGTCTACGTGCGTATCCTACCGTTTGATGTTTCCAGTACCTGGCCGGTAGGCCTCCGAATACTGGATGAGCCCTCTATAGTTTTGCCCGACGCCGGAAGGCGCGACGTAAGGCTAGCCCGGATTTGCGATACCCTAGAAGCCGCCCCGGGCGGGCTTCCTCATGGGCACTGCTGGACGTAACTAGAAGTTACGCAGCAAGAGCGAAGTTGTTGTTCGCAGTTGAAAATTTCCCGAGTGTTTTACCAGGAACCCGAGGACCTGGGCACGCAACTACGGGGCCACCCACACAATCGATTCCAGTCGCCCCCGAGCTACAGGGGAAAGATACACCGAAAGCCCCCCTTGGTTCAACCGGACGCACACTCCACACGGTTACGGCCGTCTCGCTTGGCCGCGTACAACGCCGCGTCCGCGAGTGCAAAGTGGCGTTTTCGCCACGCTTCGCCGCTCCCCGCGTCGTAGAGCGCCACCCCAAAACTTGCCGTCACCCGCACCGCCCCGCCTCGCCACGGGAGCACACCGGCCGCCACCGCCGCACGGAGCCGCTCCGCGAGTTCCAAGGCCCCGTCACGCCCCGTCTGCGGCAGCACAATGCCAATCTCCTCGCCGCCGATGCGCGCGCACATATCGGTGCTGCGCAGATGCTCAAGCAATGCCTGCGACACCAACTTCAGCACCGCATCGCCGCACTCGTGGCCGTAGTTGTCATTCACGGCTTTGAAGTGATCCACGTCCACGAGCACCAGCGCGCACTGACCGCCAAACCGATCGGTTTCATTCAGCACGCGCACAAGGTCATCGTTGAATCGCCGCCGGTTCCACAGCCCCGTGAGCGCATCGGTCTGCGATTCCCGGCTCACCTCCTCCAGCTCCCACGCCGCCTCAAGCCCTGACGCCGCGAGTTGCGCAAAGAGCCCCGCCGTGCGCAAATCGCGCAGCGGCATCGCGTCGCGGGCATTGCTCCCCAGCACCACCGCGCCCAGACTGTGCGCCCCACGACGCATCGGGATCACCGCGAGTGACGCACCGGCGGAAATCTCTCGAGGCCCGCCGTACACGCGATTCGCGCGCGCCACGCTCTGCGCGTTATCCCACAACTGCGGCGTGCCATCAATGCACGCTCGCGCAATGATCGAATCCACCGTCACCATCTCACCCACCGCCGGAGCAGGAAGCGGATGCTGCGCGGTCACACGCCGCACGGTCCCCGTATGCTGCGTTCGATCCCACTGCACGAGCACAGCGAAATCCGCGCCGGTCGCCTCCACCGCTCGCTCCACCAGATTGCGCTCAAGCTCGGCGGGGTCGCTCGAAGCCTGCACTTCAAGCGCCGTGCGCACCAGCGCGCGTAGTTCACGATTCTGCGCCGTCATCGCCGTATCGTGCTCCCATAATGCCCAGAGCACACCGGCATGCGCGGCGTGTCCCTGCACCATCGCCTTGAGTGCCTCGCGCTTCCACACGCGCTCACTCGACAGCGACGCCACCAGCAACAACGCCGGCGCCTCAGGGGGCGTCGGCGTTTCGCTCACCGGCCAGCGCACCGGCGCCACCACGAAACGCGGCGACTCGGCTTCCGCATCGAACGACACAATCCCTTCGTCCGCGCACCAGCGCGCCAACTCACGCTGTTGCACCGTGCCCCATGTCGCGGGGTCGCACCGCACGCCGTTCGCCGTCGTCACGCAGACAAAGGGCGCGCTCGCCGACGCACGCCGCCACAGCATCACGGTATCGGCGAGCAACGCATCGCGCACCAAACGGAGATGGCTCGTGAGCAACACATCTCTCGACGGCACGAGCGCGTCAGATGGCGGATTGGCGGCGACGTCCACGGTCGCGCCAGCGCTCCGAACCGCCCCGAACACACGATCAGAAAGCGCGGGGCGCTCGTGCTCGCTGCGCCGTTTCCACCACGCGCCGCCCAACGAGACCACGGCACCACTCACGAAGGCGACGAGCAGCCACATCGCTCAACGCCCCGTGGCGCGCACTAGTCGCCGAGTATCCGGGCCGCGGCCATCGCGGCACCAAAGCCATTGTCGATGTTGCACACCGTCACGCCGGCCGCACAGCTATTGAGCATGGTGAGCAGCGCGGCCAGTCCGTGAAAACTCGCGCCGTAGCCAATGCTCGTCGGCACAGCAATCACCGGCACCCGCACGAGGCCGCCCACCACCGACGGAAGCGCGCCATCCATCCCCGCGACCACAATCACCACACCGGCCTCGGCGAGCGCGCCCTGCTGCGAGAGGAGCCGGTGAATCCCCGCCACCCCCACATCCACCAGCCGTGCCACGGAGCAGCCGAGCGCATCGAGCGTGACAGCCGCTTCCTCAGCGACGGGGAGATCGCCCGTACCTGCGGTAATCACCAGAACGGTGCGTGCGTCAGCGCGCGCAACACGCGCCGCGCCGCGCAACAATACCGTGCGCCCGAGCGCATTCGACTCGGCGCCAGCGAACCGTGCCACCAAGGCCTCGCGCAACTCCGGCGAGGCGCGGGTTACCAAAAACCCGTCGCCGTGCGCCGCAATCCGCTCGCAGATCGCCGTGGCCTGTTCCACGGTTTTGCCTTCGCCAAACACGACTTCGGGAAAACCATTGCGCAACGCCCGATGATGGTCGATCTGCGCAAAGGGCAACGCCTCGAGCGGAGCCTGGTCGAGTTGCACGAGCGCATCGTCCACTGGCGTGTGCCCGCTCGCCACGGCATCGAGCAGCGCGCGCACGCGGTCACGCCTCACGGCGACGCGGCCTCGAGCGACTGATTCGCGGCATGCTCCGCGAGATAATCCGCGAAGATCCCCTCGACTTCACCAAAGCTGTTCACCAAGTGCAGCTTGCGGCGGAGATCAGCCGAGTTGTGCAGCCCCTTCACGTACCAGCCAAGGTGTTTGCGGAACTCGATCGCAGCGCCTTCGGGGTCCACTTCATAGCTCTGCACCATCCGCGCGTGATCGAGCGCGAGTGCAAAGCGCTCTTCCACCCCAGGCGTGGCGCGCGGCGCTTCGCCGTTGAGCAGCGCACGCGCCTGCGTGAAGATCCACGGCTGGCCAAACGATCCGCGCCCAATCATCACACCGGCGCATCCCGTCTCCTTATGCATCCGGAACGCGTCCTCGGCGGTCTTGATGTCGCCATTTCCGATGACGGGAATCTCGAGCGCCTGCACGAGGAGACTGATTTCCTCCCACCGTGCGCTCCCTGTGTACATCTGCGTGCGCGTGCGTGGATGGATGGCAATCGCCTTCACGCCGGCTTCTTGGCAGTGTAGGCCAATCTTCACGGGATCGCGCATCTCCTCGCTCCAGCCACTGCGGATCTTGCACGTCACCGGGAGGTGGGTGTTCTTCACCACCGCGCGAATGACCTCCTGCACGAGCCCCAGATCCTTGAGACAGCCGGATCCACCGTTGCGCCGCACCACCTTCTTTACGGGACAGCCAAAGTTGATATCAATGAACTCGGGCTGAAACACGTCAGTGACCAGCGCGGCGGCCTCGCCCATCGGCCCTGGCTCGCCCCCAAAGATCTGCACGCCAATGGGCCGTTCGTCGGCACCAAAACGCAGTTTGGAGATGGTTGCTTCGTTCTCGCGGCGGATTCCCTCAGCCGACAAGAACTCCGTCACGACGACATCCGCCCCATAGCGCCGGCAGAGCCGACGGAACGGCGACTCCGACACCCCAGCCATCGGGGCCAGAAAGAGCGGCACAGCGTGCGCGACCGGGTACGGAAAAGTGGGCATTCCCTGCAAGGTACACCCGTAGCCAACTGCTTGCAACATCGTGATTTGACTCACATTGTCCCCCGCTATATCTTTGATTCTCGCAGGCTCGTTTCGCTGGCGCGCCTGATGCGCCCTTTTCAGTAGAGGACGTGGCATGGAACTGCGCGAGTTTTTCTCCGAAGACGCCGTAAAGCTCGACCTCGTCGGCACCACCAAAGACGAAGTCCTCAAAGAAATGATCGCCCTGCTCGGCCTCGACGAAAAGAACGAGGCCATGCTGTTCAAGATGCTTAAGCGCCGCGAAAACCTCGGTAGCACCGGCATCGGCCGCGGTATCGCCATTCCGCATTGCCGCTCCCTCGTGGTGAACAAGCTCCGCGTGGCGTTCGGCCGCAAAAAAGACGGGCTCGACTTCAAGGCCATCGACGAAAAGCCGGTCAACTTTTTCTTCCTGATCGTCGCCCCGCCGCTGGAAGTGTCGAACCAGTACCTCCCGGTCCTCGGCAAGATCGCCCAGTTCTCCAAGGAGCCGGACGTTCCGGAACGCCTGCTCGCCATTACGCAG
This window encodes:
- a CDS encoding M14 family zinc carboxypeptidase, translated to MTHVRLRSFASALLCALALATPAAAQKSTAKPLPNFEQMFGFKPGADRTLPSWKQVTEYFTALSKVSPRVQLRTLGKTVLGRPFLVAFIADSSALANLEHYRTIQRKLMDPRVRTASDVREKLIAEGKNVILVTCSIHSTEVGGWSTALVLADRLARASDAEAKMILANTIIMLVPSQNPDGVDIVGDWYRATLNTAAEGTNPPELYHHYTGHDNNRDWYAFTQPETRYTVDSLYTPWDPEIVNDVHQQGGNAGRIFVPPYMDPVEPNIDPILTSSTNALGLQMTWSLIQSGKTGVANNASYDQWSPARQYSLVHRGARILTETASARLATAVDVPFDRLGTGRGYDAREVSWNFPALWPGGKWGYPDIVDYQVSASWALFVHAARDRRAWLESYATMGDRALGKMPAWGKDPWPTAFIIPKSQSSASSLQRMIWTLQHGQVEVRETTAPASVDGKTYPAGSYAVLVKQPFGGYAKSLLERQKYPNLFEYPGGPPKRPYDVTAHTLPLLFGVEVATVMGAAPTTGKVVAEVKEPTFTAPSLSGVSSKRIGIYKSFAESMDEGWTRYVFDTYRVPFTSLHDNDVRAGNLIAKYDVIIMPAQSAGSIMRGVGSAYPDSLKGGLGEAGGSALTAFVEAGGTLLAFNEASDYAIETMKLPVKNALAGVRNTEFYAPGSIFAVEVDRTNPVAKTFNAPTPSVWFENSPAFDITDPSQAVAVAKYAATGNSLLSGWLLGASKLNGKAALVDVSKGKGHVMLFGFRPQYRGQTESTLPLIWGAILRGTDNSVKP
- a CDS encoding peptidoglycan DD-metalloendopeptidase family protein — protein: MRIALAPVGFLLATLGIACSGGGSSLSPSSPTTSKPDETQPVLSVPNVATDQAITFFIFGAKLPSNLQNPTYEIETADATPLVSASSPGKVIDIYPSSNGVDKTIVTKPSDASIWSIIYDHVSNPRVIVGQAVTPGTVLGTVGVLTFNNRGRTELQINRDQTPKFAYCPQTFGTTAFNSAYTTAAQRINGNGTVCTASTVTP
- a CDS encoding sensor domain-containing diguanylate cyclase, with the translated sequence MWLLVAFVSGAVVSLGGAWWKRRSEHERPALSDRVFGAVRSAGATVDVAANPPSDALVPSRDVLLTSHLRLVRDALLADTVMLWRRASASAPFVCVTTANGVRCDPATWGTVQQRELARWCADEGIVSFDAEAESPRFVVAPVRWPVSETPTPPEAPALLLVASLSSERVWKREALKAMVQGHAAHAGVLWALWEHDTAMTAQNRELRALVRTALEVQASSDPAELERNLVERAVEATGADFAVLVQWDRTQHTGTVRRVTAQHPLPAPAVGEMVTVDSIIARACIDGTPQLWDNAQSVARANRVYGGPREISAGASLAVIPMRRGAHSLGAVVLGSNARDAMPLRDLRTAGLFAQLAASGLEAAWELEEVSRESQTDALTGLWNRRRFNDDLVRVLNETDRFGGQCALVLVDVDHFKAVNDNYGHECGDAVLKLVSQALLEHLRSTDMCARIGGEEIGIVLPQTGRDGALELAERLRAAVAAGVLPWRGGAVRVTASFGVALYDAGSGEAWRKRHFALADAALYAAKRDGRNRVECASG
- the larB gene encoding nickel pincer cofactor biosynthesis protein LarB → MRRDRVRALLDAVASGHTPVDDALVQLDQAPLEALPFAQIDHHRALRNGFPEVVFGEGKTVEQATAICERIAAHGDGFLVTRASPELREALVARFAGAESNALGRTVLLRGAARVARADARTVLVITAGTGDLPVAEEAAVTLDALGCSVARLVDVGVAGIHRLLSQQGALAEAGVVIVVAGMDGALPSVVGGLVRVPVIAVPTSIGYGASFHGLAALLTMLNSCAAGVTVCNIDNGFGAAMAAARILGD
- the dusB gene encoding tRNA dihydrouridine synthase DusB, which produces MPTFPYPVAHAVPLFLAPMAGVSESPFRRLCRRYGADVVVTEFLSAEGIRRENEATISKLRFGADERPIGVQIFGGEPGPMGEAAALVTDVFQPEFIDINFGCPVKKVVRRNGGSGCLKDLGLVQEVIRAVVKNTHLPVTCKIRSGWSEEMRDPVKIGLHCQEAGVKAIAIHPRTRTQMYTGSARWEEISLLVQALEIPVIGNGDIKTAEDAFRMHKETGCAGVMIGRGSFGQPWIFTQARALLNGEAPRATPGVEERFALALDHARMVQSYEVDPEGAAIEFRKHLGWYVKGLHNSADLRRKLHLVNSFGEVEGIFADYLAEHAANQSLEAASP
- a CDS encoding PTS sugar transporter subunit IIA, translating into MELREFFSEDAVKLDLVGTTKDEVLKEMIALLGLDEKNEAMLFKMLKRRENLGSTGIGRGIAIPHCRSLVVNKLRVAFGRKKDGLDFKAIDEKPVNFFFLIVAPPLEVSNQYLPVLGKIAQFSKEPDVPERLLAITQPAEFMKLLEEKGV